A segment of the Chiloscyllium plagiosum isolate BGI_BamShark_2017 unplaced genomic scaffold, ASM401019v2 scaf_72721, whole genome shotgun sequence genome:
GGAGGTCAGGTCACGACACACACTGCTGTCCACCTCATCCTCAATCACCCCTTCCTGGCTCACATTGTCCTTCACACAGACGATTCCGTTCGGACAAAGCGCCTTCTGACACCTCTTGAGGAACTGGATAAGGTGGGAGTCCGTCAGGTGTCCTGTAACAATCCCAAGAGACACCCTTTACTGGACACTCCAGgagactttaaaaataaaaaacacacAAAGAACAGCGGATGCTAAAAATCGGAAACACAAAGTGAAATTAATGTcacagggctggcagcatctgtgcaggagaaagcagagttcacaccTTGGGTTCAGTTCAGTTCCcgaatccaaaatgttaactctgctttctctccactgattcGCAAAAGTGTTGTGTATAATTCACAGCCTGGCTTAGGTCCAACAAACTGCAAGCACCACAAcccaggaggtggccattcagccctcagtgCTTTACTGGCTTGTTCCACTCTCACTTGCAATATCCCCTACAACTTGGCACATTCCTCATTTTTCCAGGATTTATCTAATCTCCTTTGACAGTCGGATTGAAACTGCTTCTATGGACCTTTCAGGGAGCAAGTTCTGTGTAAACACATCCTTCTGCTCATTTTGGTGAGCCACTACAATCTGCAAGCCCCCCACCCCCGCACAATTTCCTGACCCCTGTACCACTGGAATATATTCTCCTTATTTACTCAGTAACACTCCTCAGGATTCTGAACACAATTAAATCTCTCCCTTAACCTTCCCTGCTCTagggagaacaatcccagccTTGCCAGTCTCTGCAGACCCCCATCCCTGGGACGGTTCTAAATCAGCTCCATGGCCTTGACCAGGAcctcaacatagagtcatagagatgtacagcatggaaacagacccttcggtccaacccgtccatgccgaccagatatcccaacccaatctagtcccacctgccaggacccggcccatatccctccaaaccttcctattcatatacccatccaaatgcctcttaaatgttgtaattgtaccagcctccatcacatcttctggcagctcattccatacacgtaccaacctgtgtgtgaaaaagttgcttcccCCTCAACTTAAACCATTcacctctatttctggactccctgaccccagggaaaagactttgtctatttatcctatccatgcccctcaattttgtaaacctctataaaggtcaccccctcagcctctgacgctccagggaaaacagccccagcctgttcagcctctccccgtagctcagatcctccaaccctggcaacatccttgtaaatcttttctgaaccctttcaagtttcagaatgtCCTTTCGAGAGGAGGAATTGCACACACTAGACCAATGTGTGCTGACGTGCAGGACCCAGAGTCAGTTTCAGGCTCCCGTCAGTACTTCACCAGAAATATAGAAGATCAGAAGGAGAGcgggcagaggccattcagcccctccagcctgctccaccatttaataccatcatggctgatctcatctcagcctcaactccactttcctgcccactctccatgaccattacttattaaaaatcagtctatctcctccttaaaattACCCAATGTCCCAGCATCAGCCACActctgggcagtgaattccatagattcacaaacctttgagagattattttctcctcatttctgttttaaatctgctgtccCGTATCCTAAACCCATGCCCACTCGTTCTAAGTtaccccacatgaggaaacatcctctccatgtctactttgtcaatcccctttagcatcttatatccctcagttagatctCCTCTCGCCCTTATAAACTTCAGAGAGTAGAGGCTTCACttgctcaaactctcttcataagacaaagctctcacctctggaatcaatcgAGTGAACTgcctctgaactgcatccaatacAATTACACCTCTCAAGTAATGGGGATTCAAAATCGTACACAATACTGCAGGGTTTGTTAACGCCTTGTATCGTTGCAGAAACACTTTCCCACTCTCTTCCTTTAGCAATAATGACCAAATTTCCTTATGACCTGCGGTACCTGCCCAGCAGTTTTCTGTGActcgtgcacaaggacacccagatccctctgcactgatacAGAGTGACTGGAAACACCACTGCTGCACGATGGACCTTAATGAGACAAAATGTCTCAGGAGGTTGGACAAAAGAAAAGAGGCAGAATCTCAACTGAGTACGTCAAAGATCTGACAGCAGAGGTCACTTCTAGATCTGAATTCCTACGTCCAGGTTAATAATGGAAACTGCCTGAGTAACCTTCACAGACATCAGTGTTATagtgccaactcctgtactgtcCTACAGAAAACTTCATCCACTGCAACCAACTCTTCTCTCTCATTCCTAAACTACCAGAATAGTTTGctacttaaaaataaataattctgtgaaaataaagaccaaatgtatgatttttaaatgagCACTGAATTCCACCTGTTTATTAGTTACCATAACTCCCTCAGTTTGACCTGAACATTGCACATGGTCTTATTATTCCCCATTTCctgaaatattttataattttctGCCTACAAAAACGTCCCTTTAACTTGCTCAGTGACTAATCTGGGTACACCCATGAGATTCTGCTCTCCACAATGATAATGGAAACTTCTCACGTAGACATGTCACGCTGCTATTACACACCATACCAATGCAGGAGTTGTACTGCTATCACTGGCAGGAGGGGCACATTTGCATGGGCCATTATTACTGTAAATGTATAAAGGAGAAACAAAATAAGGACAGATTGGatgactttaaaacaaaaactgcatcATCTTCATCTTAAGCCTACACGTGGTTTGTGATAACCATGGACAGAGTCAAAGGAGATTTATGAACACGAGTTCCACTCAGGCCCTCACCTATGACCCACTGGATCCAGATGACATCATATCGCTGGGGCTGGGGGACAAAGTCCTGCAGACCGCAGCAGTAATAGTTACCCACACGATTGCCTTCCTCCCCCAGGTGGGCCTTTGCTTTGGTTAAGAAGCTCTCTGTCACATCCACCATGTCGACAACTTTAAACATTGGCAGAAGTAGTCGCTTGGTGATCCTGCCAATCCCAGCACCACAGTCTAGCGCACAGCCAAGCCCTGCTTTCCCAGAGCCTTCCTGTTGAGGATAAAAGGTGTGATGAAACAGTAGCAGTATTGCTGGGCGGCAGTCACTCTCCAATCCTATCGCACTAAAGCACTTCCCAATCACGCGAGGCCATGGCCTTCTGAGAGCTGAAGAACCATCATATTGGACTGGAAATGCTAACTCGgtctctctctccactgatgctgccacatcgactgggtttctccagcattctctgcttaTCGCAGCGTGAATAATTAACCTGAAAAAGGTTGCACAGGAGCTGTGGGAACAGACACACAAAAACGTATTCCCACATTTccccttttaaaattgctttaGTTTCAAAATTTCTACAAAAAGGTCCTCTCTTCTCATTTAAAAGTTCCATCCTCATCCCAGTCTGACCAGTGTCCCACACTTCAGCCTCACCCtgtctcttccctcccacaacaacaTTAGCTGGCATTCCTGTCACCTCCAGAGAGATGCCGTCACCACCAGAcccacattcccctcccctcccttgtccaccttctgcAGGGACCGTTCCCCCTTGACTCCCTGGTCCACTTTCCCTTCACTTCTAATCCTTCCCCACAGTACCTTGCCCTGCAACTGCAGAAAGTGTGACACTCGCCCAtctacttcctccctcctctgtATCCAAGTGCCCAAACACATGCTTTACACGCATATCactcaacctagtttactgcctTCACtgtcacaatgtggtctcctctacactggggaactGAAGCATGGACTGGGTGACTGCTCCACAGAACACCTACATTGTGTCtgcaaagactgagcttccagttacctgccacttcaacacccgcCTTGttccctgtctcaggcttgctgcagtgctccaataaCGCTCaggacaagctggaagaacaccacctcattttccactttggaACTCGACAGCCTCTGCACTCAATATTTTCAGGCGAGAGGCACCTtcccccatgtccttaccccaacccccacacaccaggccttggtaTCACATGGTCTGCGATTACAGcccacccattgttagccacaaaCAGTCCCCATCAGCAGCCATTCATCCTCCCAGGCTGATCCTTATCCACTCCTCTGTCGgtgcttctctctctttggggtctatccccacctatcgtttcCTCCTTAAcccttatcttctgcataaaagagacaactttttcctagttaccatcagttctgaaccAGAGTCACTGGACcggaacgttaactctgctttctctccacagatgtggccaggcctgctgaacttttccagcaatttctggttttgtttctcatTGAGACATTCCTTCCTTCCCAGTCACCTCTGCCACCATTGTGTCTCTTGCATCATCACATCATCAGTGAGGCCCTGATTGTGCTGCTAGAGATGGCGTCATTCTGTCTGTGCCCTACAGCGAAAGATCTTCATTTCTTAAACAGCCCTCTGCTCAGGTACAGCAGTAaactttgtttttaatctttattttcacatttctctgcTGTTTACACCAGTACTAGTAGAGGAACTGCTGTGGACAGAGCTTTTCAAAACAACTTTCTGCTGTACTGTACTCCACAGTACGTTACCTGTACGTGTATAACAGCTGAGGAATTGCAGTTAACGCTGCAAATCCCTTTAAAGACTTCAGTGAAGCTTTTCTGGTTTTCTATTacacattatttcagaaaggattgCACAATGTTGTACACATATGGCACAATGTTTCAACCTTTACATGATTTATTCCAGGTATAAACGGCCCTCAGGAACCCAATTCTGGGAAAGCACATCACTTAAAAGTTGTTTCACATGAAGTGAATTCTGGAGGGCTGTGGCATTCCTTTGGGTTACTCCCAGGTAAAGTGAATTAGCtctttgtgtgtgcgtgcacacGCATTTGTGTAAGGGGATGAGTGCCTGCTGTACATGCGAGGCAGGGTTAGAGGGAGCAAAACATTGGATCAAGTTTATAGCTTAAACGTGTAagtggatgtagatttgctcactgagctggaaggttcatttccggATGTTTTAatgggcctccaggcaaagcactccTGATAATTCCTGCTATTTATAggtttaggttggtgatgtcatttcctgcttttttcctcagggggtggtagatgggtagTACGGTGACAAAACTtatagaaatgaaccttccagctcagcgagcaaacctacatccagaacctcaacctgagctacaaatcttcgcaaaacTCACTAAAAGTGTAAATCTTTTAGCTAGCGTTTATTTAATAGTGCTGAATCCTGTTTGATACATAATCACATTGGAGTCAGAGTTTTACAATATataaacaggtccttcggcccaccgtGCCTATGCTGACCAGCTGCTTTTGTTAGAAGTATCAAATCTTATGGTACCTCTGTTGATTAATTGCTATGTGTTCAGATTCAATAGGATTAGGTTACCCAACAGCACAGCTTCACAGAAAACGCTACATCTTGATTATGGAGGGGGGTTTTAGCGGCAGTTTGAAGTGTTACCAAACCAATGCGATTTCTCCGTCATGCCCAACGTAAGAGTTCTACTCAACATATTTGTCCCATTCTACCCACTGCCCCGTTAACACAGTCTCAATACCAATGCAATACCCAGAAAGGTAAATGATACACACCATACTTGTGAGCGAGGGGCACACTGGCCAAGATTAGGTTTTTGAGGCAGGGTGCAATAAAACAATCTAATAATGACAGAGACTCACCCCAACAAACCTCTGCAGAAACTTCCTGGAGGAGTGAATGTCAATGTTGGAGATGTGCCCGTAGCCCCCTAACATTCCATCAACTGTGGCGGGAATATTCTTCCAGTATTTCTGGGCCTTGGAGTAGAACCCATCTTCATCAGCAAGCAGCTCTGCAGTCATGGTGCACAGAGCCAGGCTGCTCAGGGAAACAGAGGGAGAATTAATTATAACAGCACAGTCACAGGGAGTGTACACCTGAGCAAAAGCGTAATTCAATGATACTACCATCAGTGTTggagacattttctaatcaag
Coding sequences within it:
- the ntmt1 gene encoding N-terminal Xaa-Pro-Lys N-methyltransferase 1; its protein translation is MTAELLADEDGFYSKAQKYWKNIPATVDGMLGGYGHISNIDIHSSRKFLQRFVGEGSGKAGLGCALDCGAGIGRITKRLLLPMFKVVDMVDVTESFLTKAKAHLGEEGNRVGNYYCCGLQDFVPQPQRYDVIWIQWVIGHLTDSHLIQFLKRCQKALCPNGIVCVKDNVSQEGVIEDEVDSSVCRDLTSLRNIVRLAGLRVLAEEKQDNFPDEIYQVYSLALR